CGGGGCCTTGCTTTGCCGTGTCGAATTGGAAGACAATTTTTCCACAGTCGTCTGCCTTGGCAATGAATTTAGATACAGTGACTATCTGAAGTCAATGATTACCGGAGTCCTCAAAAAGATAGTGGTTGGACAAAACATCTTGGACAACGAGGCTCTGTGGCATGAAATGTTCAAAGGTTTTACACCTTACATACCACAGGAAGATTTCGTGAAAGCGATTTCCATAGTTGACTCCGCTTTGTGGGTGGCGCGGGCTGAATACTTTAATATCCCGCTTTGGCGACTTTTAGGCGGCGCAAATCCATCGGTACCTGTAATCGGTATCGGCGGGTATTACGAACGAGCCAGAGATCCACAGGGAATCGAAAAGGAGTGCAAAGAATTTCAAAAAGCTGGTCTGGCCGGCATCAAGTTCAAAGTTGGCGCGCTTTCGATAGAAGAAGATGCTGAACGGGTCTTGGCCCTGCGTGAAATTGCTGGTGAGAATTTTAGGATCGTTGTGGATTCAAACATGGCGTGGACACCCTCAGATGCCCTACGATTTGCCGAGCTGATTAAGGCGGTCAGGCCCGATTGGCTTGAAGAACCTGTACATCGGAAAAATGTATGCAACGGTTTGCGTGACGTTCGCCTTAAGAGCGGCATTGCAATAGGCGCCGGTCAAAGTGATCCCTCAGTTTTTGATTCGTTTCGTCTGCTGACATCCGGTGCCGTTGATGTGTTGAATATGACGTATAACCGAGGAGGTGGGATTACTGCCTGGCGAAAACT
Above is a window of Desulfotignum balticum DSM 7044 DNA encoding:
- a CDS encoding mandelate racemase/muconate lactonizing enzyme family protein gives rise to the protein MSTIQNLTIREISTSLSGNFSGGTYRVDSRGALLCRVELEDNFSTVVCLGNEFRYSDYLKSMITGVLKKIVVGQNILDNEALWHEMFKGFTPYIPQEDFVKAISIVDSALWVARAEYFNIPLWRLLGGANPSVPVIGIGGYYERARDPQGIEKECKEFQKAGLAGIKFKVGALSIEEDAERVLALREIAGENFRIVVDSNMAWTPSDALRFAELIKAVRPDWLEEPVHRKNVCNGLRDVRLKSGIAIGAGQSDPSVFDSFRLLTSGAVDVLNMTYNRGGGITAWRKLASAADLADVCMAQVGEPHISMHLIGSTSNGTYAEIYPEPERDPFWHELYPRKPEIQNGQISLPLTAGLGFSIDLDRAEKFAVEDWA